One region of Armigeres subalbatus isolate Guangzhou_Male chromosome 3, GZ_Asu_2, whole genome shotgun sequence genomic DNA includes:
- the LOC134227342 gene encoding caspase-3-like: MSDESSKARTRYFQQMTTETMKTTETVSSKIVKQTLTLGSGSPPESSVASNRATFGTSSKSQRSAGYQPVYDRTRIACRNDMFVRNSPLNRSLQDPLPSSSGNGRNQLVPALSRTDIFESARETPRLSWLKPTASSTSTSYFQDAKGYGSAKFAQIPRFITSQQERYNLSKPAYVLIFHHTFKKDKALFRKGSEYDLMLIKTFFKGYNAKIADICEDFTVRKVGNRMNIVRQKKFHKYSCLIVIIMSHGKANDQILAVDGCYQLDSAIVEPTLMNDSLKGKPKIFLVNACKGDAKMETDYVLTATNKFDILKCFSTYEGTVSFRDETSGTTFIQTFFKLIERTHGMEVLEIMRLLRNHFSDARVGQAPTDTSTLTKQFYFSDLKR; encoded by the exons ATGTCTGACGAGTCTTCAAAAGCGCGAACCAGATATTTCCAACAGATGACGACGGAGACAATGAAGACAACAGAAACGGTCAGCAGCAAAATTGTGAAACAAACATTAACTCTGGGATCTGGAAGTCCTCCTGAATCTTCAGTGGCTTCAAACAGAGCGACGTTCGGCACAAGTTCAAAATCCCAAAGATCGGCTGGCTATCAACCAGTGTATGATCGCACAAGGATAGCTTGTAGAAATGACATGTTTGTCAGAAATTCTCCGTTGAATCGATCTCTACAAGATCCGCTCCCGTCGTCCAGCGGCAACGGCAGAAATCAATTAGTTCCGGCTCTTAGTAGAACAGACATATTTGAAAGCGCTCGAGAAACACCCCGTCTCAGTTGGTTGAAACCAACCGCATCTTCCACCAGTACCTCTTATTTTCAAGATGCAAAAGGTTATGGATCAGCCAAATTCGCTCAAATTCCAAG GTTCATCACTTCGCAGCAGGAACGGTACAACCTTAGCAAACCAGCCTACGTCTTGATATTCCACCATACATTCAAAAAGGACAAAGCTCTCTTCAGGAAAGGCAGTGAATATGACCTCATGCTgatcaaaacatttttcaaaggcTATAACGCGAAAATAGCGGACATTTGCGAAGACTTCACCGTGAGGAAAGTAGGCAACAGAATGAACATAG TTCgacagaaaaaatttcataaatactCCTGTTTAATCGTCATTATTATGAGCCACGGAAAAGCTAACGATCAGATTTTAGCTGTCGACGGTTGTTACCAGCTGGATAGCGCCATTGTGGAGCCTACATTAATGAATGATTCATTAAAGGGAAAGCCGAAAATCTTCCTCGTCAACGCATGCAAGGGCGATGCAAAGATGGAAACTGATTATGTACTCACAGCAACCAACAAGTTCGATATCTTGAAGTGTTTCAGCACTTATGAGG GTACCGTTTCATTTAGAGACGAAACGAGCGGTACAACGTTTATTCAAACGTTTTTTAAACTCATCGAAAGGACTCACGGAATGGAAGTTTTAGAAATAATGCGGCTTTTGCGAAACCATTTTAGCGATGCAAG GGTCGGACAGGCTCCTACTGACACGTCCACGCTAACGAAACAATTCTATTTCAGTGATCTTAAGAGATGA
- the LOC134222369 gene encoding uncharacterized protein LOC134222369: MSVEESECEAHFAATTRRNKVGRFVVQLPKKPSVLSLMGNSYEIARSRFLAVERRLQARHLLKAAYSALIEEYELLGHMKEVTDTTQPTVHRPYYLPHHCIERPDSPVFDASCVTDTNISLNNALMVGPGVQGDLFSITIRWRTHQYVIIADIEKMYRQIQIHPSDHCLQRILWRNDPSEPIRTFSSRQ; encoded by the coding sequence ATGTCAGTAGAAGAATCGGAATGCGAAGCTCACTTCGCCGCCACCACAAGAAGAAATAAAGTTGGCCGGTTCGTGGTGCAGCTCCCAAAGAAGCCATCCGTCCTATCTCTGATGGGAAATTCGTACGAAATAGCCAGGAGCCGCTTTCTCGCAGTTGAACGTCGATTACAAGCTCGTCACCTGCTCAAGGCCGCCTACTCGGCCTTAATCGAGGAATACGAACTTTTGGGTCACATGAAGGAAGTTACTGATACCACCCAACCTACTGTGCATCGCCCGTATTACCTCCCACATCACTGCATCGAACGCCCAGACAGCCCAGTTTTCGATGCGTCATGCGTAACAGACACCAACATCTCTCTAAATAACGCGCTGATGGTAGGTCCAGGCGTGCAAGGTGATCTATTCTCCATTACCATTCGGTGGCGTACTCATCAGTACGTCATAATTGCGGACATTGAGAAAATGTACCGCCAGATCCAGATACATCCATCGGACCATTGTCTTCAGCGAATTCTCTGGAGAAACGACCCGTCGGAGCCGATTCGTACCTTCAGCTCACGACAATGA